In Choloepus didactylus isolate mChoDid1 chromosome 18, mChoDid1.pri, whole genome shotgun sequence, a single genomic region encodes these proteins:
- the SNF8 gene encoding vacuolar-sorting protein SNF8 isoform X2, with protein sequence MSKQLDMFKTNLEEFASKHKQEIRKNPEFRVQFQDMCATIGVDPLASGKGFWSEMLGVGDFYYELGVQIIEVCLALKHRNGGLITLEELHQQVLKGRGKFAQDVSQDDLIRAIKKLKALGTGFGIIPVGGTYLIQSVPAELNMDHTVVLQLAEKNGYVTVSEIKASLKWETERARQVLEHLLKEGLAWLDLQAPGEAHYWLPALFTDLYSQEITAEEAREALS encoded by the exons ATGTCAAAGCAGTTGGATATGTTCAAGACCAACCTGGAGGAATTTGCCAGCAAGCACAAACAGGAGATCCGGAAGAATCCTGAGTTCCGAGTACAGTTCCAGGACATGTGTGCCACCATTGGGGTGGATCCCCTGGCCT ctGGAAAAGGATTTTGGTCTGAGATGCTGGGCGTAGGGGATTTCTATTACGAACTCGGTGTCCAGATTATCGAAGTATGCCTGGCCCTCAAGCACCGGAATGGAG GTCTGATAACTCTAGAGGAACTACATCAACAGGTGTTAAAAGGAAGGGGCAAGTTCGCCCAGGATGTTAGCCA AGACGACCTGATCAGGGCCATCAAGAAACTAAAGGCACTTGGCACTGGCTTCGGCATCATCCCTGTGGGTGGCACTTACCTCATTCAGTCTGTTCCAGCTGAGCTTAATATGGATCACACGGTGGTGCTGCAGCTGGCAGAG AAAAATGGCTACGTGACTGTCAGTGAAATCAAAGCCAGTCTTAAATGGGAGACAGAGCGGGCGCGCCAAGTGCTG GAACACCTGCTGAAGGAGGGGTTAGCCTGGCTGGACCTGCAGGCCCCAGGGGAGGCCCACTACTGGCTGCCAGCGCTCTTCACTGACCTCTACTCCCAGGAGATTACAGCTGAGGAGGCCAGAGAAGCCCTCTCCTGA
- the SNF8 gene encoding vacuolar-sorting protein SNF8 isoform X1, whose translation MHRRGVGAGAIAKKKLAEAKYKERGTVLAEDQLAQMSKQLDMFKTNLEEFASKHKQEIRKNPEFRVQFQDMCATIGVDPLASGKGFWSEMLGVGDFYYELGVQIIEVCLALKHRNGGLITLEELHQQVLKGRGKFAQDVSQDDLIRAIKKLKALGTGFGIIPVGGTYLIQSVPAELNMDHTVVLQLAEKNGYVTVSEIKASLKWETERARQVLEHLLKEGLAWLDLQAPGEAHYWLPALFTDLYSQEITAEEAREALS comes from the exons ATGCACCGCCGCGGGGTGGGAGCCGGCGCCATAGCCAAGAAGAAGCTTGCCGAG GCCAAGTATAAGGAGAGAGGGACTGTCTTGGCTGAGGACCAGCTGGCCCAG ATGTCAAAGCAGTTGGATATGTTCAAGACCAACCTGGAGGAATTTGCCAGCAAGCACAAACAGGAGATCCGGAAGAATCCTGAGTTCCGAGTACAGTTCCAGGACATGTGTGCCACCATTGGGGTGGATCCCCTGGCCT ctGGAAAAGGATTTTGGTCTGAGATGCTGGGCGTAGGGGATTTCTATTACGAACTCGGTGTCCAGATTATCGAAGTATGCCTGGCCCTCAAGCACCGGAATGGAG GTCTGATAACTCTAGAGGAACTACATCAACAGGTGTTAAAAGGAAGGGGCAAGTTCGCCCAGGATGTTAGCCA AGACGACCTGATCAGGGCCATCAAGAAACTAAAGGCACTTGGCACTGGCTTCGGCATCATCCCTGTGGGTGGCACTTACCTCATTCAGTCTGTTCCAGCTGAGCTTAATATGGATCACACGGTGGTGCTGCAGCTGGCAGAG AAAAATGGCTACGTGACTGTCAGTGAAATCAAAGCCAGTCTTAAATGGGAGACAGAGCGGGCGCGCCAAGTGCTG GAACACCTGCTGAAGGAGGGGTTAGCCTGGCTGGACCTGCAGGCCCCAGGGGAGGCCCACTACTGGCTGCCAGCGCTCTTCACTGACCTCTACTCCCAGGAGATTACAGCTGAGGAGGCCAGAGAAGCCCTCTCCTGA
- the SNF8 gene encoding vacuolar-sorting protein SNF8 isoform X3, whose translation MLGVGDFYYELGVQIIEVCLALKHRNGGLITLEELHQQVLKGRGKFAQDVSQDDLIRAIKKLKALGTGFGIIPVGGTYLIQSVPAELNMDHTVVLQLAEKNGYVTVSEIKASLKWETERARQVLEHLLKEGLAWLDLQAPGEAHYWLPALFTDLYSQEITAEEAREALS comes from the exons ATGCTGGGCGTAGGGGATTTCTATTACGAACTCGGTGTCCAGATTATCGAAGTATGCCTGGCCCTCAAGCACCGGAATGGAG GTCTGATAACTCTAGAGGAACTACATCAACAGGTGTTAAAAGGAAGGGGCAAGTTCGCCCAGGATGTTAGCCA AGACGACCTGATCAGGGCCATCAAGAAACTAAAGGCACTTGGCACTGGCTTCGGCATCATCCCTGTGGGTGGCACTTACCTCATTCAGTCTGTTCCAGCTGAGCTTAATATGGATCACACGGTGGTGCTGCAGCTGGCAGAG AAAAATGGCTACGTGACTGTCAGTGAAATCAAAGCCAGTCTTAAATGGGAGACAGAGCGGGCGCGCCAAGTGCTG GAACACCTGCTGAAGGAGGGGTTAGCCTGGCTGGACCTGCAGGCCCCAGGGGAGGCCCACTACTGGCTGCCAGCGCTCTTCACTGACCTCTACTCCCAGGAGATTACAGCTGAGGAGGCCAGAGAAGCCCTCTCCTGA